Proteins from one Anopheles nili chromosome 2, idAnoNiliSN_F5_01, whole genome shotgun sequence genomic window:
- the LOC128721981 gene encoding Na(+)/H(+) exchange regulatory cofactor NHE-RF2, translated as MSSKSNSTASNGSTATAPVAGMAKYEPRMCHVVKRADFDGYGFNLHAEKGRPGQYIGKVDDGSPAEAAGLRQGDRIIEVNGQNITTETHKKVVELIKAVPNETRLLVIDPRADANDLKLALAKAAAGTVGNGAAPNNNNNNNSNGTSNGHHESNGNGNGTPNGVSKENGQRKDSKEGSAKVEDKHNNNNNNNHHHNHSNGNGTAAPESPVMEKIIDDTKKVLTVTDGAAVGKMALNGTTPATPNGLPATGEQNKTTAPAEGMKLNLSMTAAEMRAKLAARKKYDPKNEVCDLRKKYDIIQKM; from the coding sequence ATGTCGTCCAAGAGCAACAGCACGGCATCGAACGGTTCCACGGCCACGGCACCCGTGGCAGGAATGGCCAAGTACGAGCCCCGCATGTGCCACGTGGTGAAGCGAGCTGATTTTGACGGGTACGGGTTTAACCTGCACGCTGAGAAGGGTCGTCCTGGTCAGTACATCGGCAAGGTGGACGATGGATCACCGGCGGAAGCGGCAGGTTTGCGGCAGGGTGATCGCATAATCGAAGTCAACGGACAGAACATCACGACCGAAACGCACAAAAAGGTGGTCGAGTTGATCAAAGCCGTGCCGAACGAGACGCGCCTGTTGGTGATCGACCCGCGGGCTGACGCAAACGATCTGAAGCTGGCCCTGGCGAAGGCGGCCGCTGGAACGGTCGGGAACGGGGCGGCAcctaacaacaacaataacaacaacagcaacggaACGAGCAATGGACACCATGAaagcaacggcaacggcaacggcacGCCAAACGGTGTGAGCAAGGAAAATGGTCAGCGAAAGGACTCGAAGGAAGGAAGCGCGAAGGTGGAGGacaagcacaacaacaacaacaataacaaccacCATCACAACCATAGCAATGGCAACGGAACGGCCGCCCCAGAGTCACCGGTGATGGAGAAGATCATAGATGACACGAAGAAGGTCCTTACTGTGACGGATGGGGCAGCGGTGGGCAAGATGGCGCTGAACGGCACGACCCCAGCCACCCCGAATGGTCTTCCAGCGACGGGGGAACAGAACAAAACGACAGCACCGGCCGAGGGCATGAAGCTTAACctctcgatgacggcggcggAGATGCGGGCAAAGCTGGCCGCACGCAAAAAGTACGACCCCAAGAACGAGGTGTGCGATCTGCGCAAGAAGTACGACATCATACAGAAAATGTAA
- the LOC128731840 gene encoding DNA-directed RNA polymerase I subunit RPA1, with translation MTIVNLDPTSLKFGIFSKDDILKISIMKVLLPRSFDDMGLPVRGGLYDPIMGPTAFGEICTTCTRNFAVCEGHFGHIEIDLPVYNPFFVQTLHALLRSSCMSCARFQLKHEVKALVELQLRLVDAGYIVEAEEVDVFKSQLQNNATAEIPGEIKYYEELLLNEPYNKLGDTKLSIGIRTDIVNSALKKALKCCMHCTKPIQKVRMSEGKLAIRWSQADKQNFYKDKGEEKPNDEQMKASNEVIIARECQMFLRKLYEADGTLMDLLFPMLSSKKQTQQYPTDIFFMEVIPVPPPKVRPVRRSERGKRTMVVEHPQSVLLRDVLLANSTVRAILVTNKQHAESEETIPEALLSSMKRVCEVTKGETVHEKLYHAWYQLQTNVDSLLDANQAKKNTTKEQFGLKQLIEKKSGLIRMHMMGKRVNHAARTVITPDPNIGIEEIGIPIRFAKKLTYPVPVTPWNVTELRQWVQNGPDVYPGANMIEDTNGRVSKIPANNATQRMSLAKTLLTPHGADDSGDDSIKIVHRHLQNGDILLLNRQPTLHRPSIMAHRAKILAGEKIFRLHYSNCKSYNADFDGDEMNAHLPQNEVARAEAYGLVAVPHQYLVPKDGTPLGGLIQDHIVSAVKLFIRGKFFNREDYQQLVYQALSNHKGDIELLPPSILKPVRLWSGKEIISTILKNVIPKGQPYINMTGKAKLGNKHWQIVPPRPWQYGGSPLNDSELSESEVIIRQGELLCGILDKNHFGATPYGLIHCMYELYGGVCSTSLLSSLSRLFTYYLQWEGFTLGVRDILVQTKVDKKRSKIIQECRETAGQKAAAAALELPTDVSREELTKRMMEAYVKNPNFRAILDRKYKTVLDSYTNRINNACLPEGLVSKFPANNLQLMVQSGAKGSTVNTMQISCLLGQIELEGKRPPLMLSGRSLPSFAYFETSPKSGGFIDGRFMTGIQPQDFFFHCMAGREGLIDTAVKTSRSGYLQRCLVKHLEGLSVHYDMTVRDSDGSVIQFMYGEDGMDIGKVQFIGNEKQMHFLDQNRDVIVPKEILEKLTQSSDQDPLKDALKNHIKRAKRWTKRNEGLTLQKRTPSAFTVYSAEAAESTLAKVSDPSKLKNSGRTKLTQKMLQRWRKMNDSSKQEYVEKTPRRPDPVAGVFRPDAHFGVLSERIEELVRKYKRSHRKHNNIEELMQVKSSSSLVAPGEPVGVLAAQSIGEPSTQMTLNTFHFAGRGDMNVTLGIPRLREILMTASASIKTPSMEIPFLPHRKAHRLNAVADKLRKSLNRVTVSDVLENIHVQSKLVLNPSRGMRHTIRFNFLPHDAFEHDYCVTPKMIISHMSRKFFKLMFNAIKKAEAEKNVLVENENIPVKKRKGKSDFETEDDKELDSMELGEDNGKDNRNAALSDSDSDSDGNASDPDADATDSRKKSRKSDNHAYDDDNEDDEGDKPQSDESDEDSNDDQPSPSADDLNKTEEDQEALIEEYEQEQEKALELSSNNAASDGNLNEAQENMIIKQVSRDAKMFKFDKVNYQWCQITLEMTLKLKDVDFTKLFREVARKSVIWEVPSIKRAITYMQKDQLYLKTEGINMAAMTAHAKILDLNRLYTNDIHAMANRYGIEAALRIIVKEIQNVFSVYGIVIDPRHLLLVADYMTADGTFKAMSRKGMEHSVSPLQQISFESSLQFLKSAMLKGTGDALESPSSALMVGQPCKIGTGSFSLYSSALKDFVESDGKGVKC, from the exons ATGACGATCGTTAACCTCGACCCGACCAGCCTGAAATTCGGCATCTTCTCGAAGGATGATATCCTAAAAATTAGCATTATGAAAGTGCTCCTGCCACGCTCGTTTGATGATATGGGGCTTCCTGTACGAGGTGGCTTGTACGATCCTATTATGGGCCCGACCGCGTTTGGCGAAATCTGTACCACTTGCACCCGTAATTTTGCCGTTTGCGAAGGCCATTTCGGTCACATCGAAATTGATCTGCCCGTGTATAATCCTTTCTTCGTGCAAACGTTACACGCCCTTCTGCGTAGCAGTTGCATGTCCTGTGCGCGGTTTCAGCTGAAACATGAAGTGAAAGCATTGGTTGAACTTCAGCTCCGCTTAGTAGATGCGGGTTACATCGTCGAGGCGGAGGAAGTTGATGTTTTCAAATCACAACTGCAAAACAACGCTACAGCCGAAATTccgggtgaaataaaatactacGAGGAATTACTTCTCAATGAACCCTACAATAAATTGGGAGATACGAAGCTCTCCATCGGCATAAGAACGGACATCGTTAATAGTGCTCTAAAGAAAGCACTAAAATGTTGTATGCACTGCACTAAACCGATACAAAAGGTTAGAATGTCGGAAGGAAAGCTAGCGATTCGCTGGTCGCAAGCAGATAAACAAAACTTTTA TAAAGAcaaaggggaagaaaaacccaacGATGAGCAAATGAAAGCCTCGAACGAGGTTATAATTGCTCGAGAATGTCAAATGTTCCTTCGGAAACTTTACGAGGCGGATGGCACGCTTATGGACTTGCTCTTCCCGATGCTATCGTCGAAGAAGCAAACCCAACAATATCCAACTGACATTTTCTTTATGGAAGTCATTCCCGTTCCTCCGCCGAAAGTTCGTCCTGTACGTCGTTCAGAACGTGGGAAAAGGACTATGGTTGTCGAACACCCACAGTCGGTGCTGTTGCGAGACGTTCTACTAGCAAACAGCACCGTGCGGGCAATTCTAGTAACGAACAAGCAACATGCTGAATCCGAAGAGACGATACCAGAGGCGTTGTTAAGCAGCATGAAGCGCGTCTGCGAAGTAACCAAGGGTGAGACAGTACACGAAAAATTGTATCACGCCTGGTACCAACTGCAGACAAATGTCGATTCCCTGCTGGACGCAAATCAAGCGAAAAAGAACACGACAAAGGAACAGTTTGGATTGAAACAATTGATTGAGAAAAAGTCCGGCCTAATACGAATGCACATGATGGGCAAGCGCGTTAATCACGCCGCTCGTACCGTCATTACTCCAGATCCCAATATTGGTATCGAAGAGATCGGTATACCGATACGATTCGCCAAGAAGCTCACCTACCCCGTGCCAGTGACACCCTGGAATGTGACGGAACTGCGCCAATGGGTACAGAATGGTCCGGACGTCTATCCCGGTGCGAACATGATCGAAGATACCAACGGACGGGTAAGCAAAATTCCCGCCAACAATGCCACCCAACGGATGTCACTGGCTAAAACATTGCTAACTCCCCACGGAGCTGATGATAGTGGGGATGATTCGATTAAGATTGTTCACCGGCATCTACAAAACGGTGATATCCTGTTGCTTAATCGTCAGCCGACACTGCACAGGCCGAGTATAATGGCACACCGGGCAAAGATCCTTGCGGGTGAAAAGATTTTCCGTCTGCACTATTCGAATTGCAAATCGTACAATGCCGATTTCGATGGTGATGAAATGAACGCTCACTTGCCGCAGAATGAAGTGGCACGAGCCGAAGCGTATGGGTTGGTGGCAGTACCGCACCAGTACTTGGTTCCGAAGGATGGTACACCGCTTGGTGGTTTGATTCAGGATCATATCGTGTCGGCCGTAAAGCTGTTCATccggggaaagtttttcaatcG GGAGGATTATCAGCAGCTGGTCTATCAAGCGCTGAGCAACCACAAAGGTGATATTGAGCTTTTACCACCATCGATCCTGAAACCAGTTCGTTTGTGGTCTGGCAAGGAAATTATATCGACCATCCTCAAAAACGTCATTCCCAAAGGCCAACCTTACATTAATATGAcgggaaaagcaaaacttGGTAACAAG CATTGGCAAATAGTGCCTCCCCGTCCCTGGCAGTATGGAGGATCACCGTTGAATGATTCCGAGCTCTCCGAATCGGAGGTGATTATCAGACAGGGAGAACTTTTATGTGGAATTCTCGATAAGAATCACTTTGGTGCTACGCCGTACGGTTTGATTCATTGCATGTACGAATTATATGGCGGTGTATGCTCAACTAGCCTGTTGTCTTCGCTTTCGCGACTGTTTACCTACTATCTACAGTGGGAAGGGTTCACTCTTGGCGTGAGAGATATCTTAGTTCAAACGAAAGTGGATaaaaagcgatcgaaaatAATTCAAGAATGTCGTGAAACAGCGGGCCAGAAGGCGGCAGCCGCAGCCCTCGAGCTCCCTACAGACGTTTCCCGCGAGGAACTCACGAAACGTATGATGGAGGCGTACGTTAAGAATCCTAACTTCCGAGCAATCCTCGATCGGAAGTATAAAACCGTGCTCGACTCTTACACCAATCGGATCAATAA TGCGTGCCTTCCGGAAGGATTGGTTAGCAAGTTTCCGGCGAATAACCTTCAGCTAATGGTACAATCTGGAGCCAAAGGATCCACCGTGAACACAATGCAGATATCTTGCCTGCTCGGGCAGATCGAGCTCGAAGGTAAGCGACCGCCATTGATGCTGTCGGGTCGCTCACTGCCGAGTTTTGCGTATTTTGAGACTTCCCCCAAATCGGGTGGGTTCATCGACGGACGCTTTATGACGGGCATTCAACCGCAAGACTTCTTCTTCCACTGCATGGCTGGTCGCGAGGGTCTGATCGATACGGCCGTCAAGACGAGTCGTTCGGGATATCTTCAGCGCTGCTTGGTGAAGCACCTCGAGGGCCTTTCGGTGCACTACGATATGACTGTGCGAGATAGTGACGGAAGCGTGATACAGTTTATGTATGGTGAAGACGGCATGGACATCGGGAAGGTACAGTTTATcgggaatgaaaaacaaatgcacttTCTCGATCAGAATCGAGACGTGATTGTGCCGAAAGAGATTCTGGAGAAACTGACGCAGAGTAGCGATCAGGATCCATTGAAAGATGCCTTGAAGAACCATATTAAACGAGCGAAACGCTGGACGAAGCGTAACGAAGGGCTGACGTTGCAGAAGAGGACCCCGTCAGCCTTTACAGTATATTCAGCGGAAGCAGCAGAATCCACCCTGGCAAAGGTTTCCGATCCAAGCAAGTTGAAAAACTCCGGCCGCACGAAGCTAACGCAAAAGATGCTTCAAcgctggagaaaaatgaacgaCAGCTCGAAACAGGAGTACGTTGAAAAAACACCGCGCCGTCCAGATCCGGTAGCTGGCGTTTTTCGTCCCGATGCTCATTTTGGTGTACTATCGGAGCGAATAGAAGAGCTCGTGCGTAAATACAAGAGATCGCATCGAAAACACAACAATATCGAAGAGCTGATGCAGGTGAAGAGTAGTTCTTCATTGGTCGCTCCTGGCGAGCCGGTTGGAGTGCTAGCGGCTCAATCGATTGGTGAACCATCGACGCAGATGACACTCAACACGTTTCACTTTGCTGGACGTGGAGACATGAACGTGACCCTCGGCATTCCGCGTTTGCGTGAAATCCTTATGACGGCCTCGGCCAGCATTAAGACTCCGTCGATGGAAATTCCATTTCTGCCGCATCGGAAAGCGCATCGATTGAATGCCGTAGCCGATAAGCTGAGAAAATCGCTCAATCGCGTCACCGTTTCGGACGTACTGGAAA ATATTCATGTGCAATCAAAATTAGTGTTGAACCCATCGCGCGGAATGCGGCACACAATTCGTTTCAATTTCCTGCCCCATGATGCATTCGAGCACGATTATTGCGTAACTCCCAAGATGATCATATCGCACATGTCGcggaaatttttcaaattaatgtTCAATGCCATTAAgaaagcagaagcagaaaaaaatgtgct AgttgaaaacgaaaatattCCAGTGAAAAAGCGGAAAGGAAAATCTGATTTTGAGACCGAGGACGATAAAGAGTTGGATTCGATGGAACTTGGTGAGGATAACGGTAAGGATAATCGCAACGCAGCGTTATCCGATAGTGACAGCGATTCAGATGGCAACGCTAGCGATCCGGATGCCGATGCGACAGATTCTCGGAAAAAGAGCAGAAAATCCGATAATCACGCGTATGACGATGACAACGAGGATGATGAAGGCGACAAACCTCAGTCGGATGAAAGCGATGAAGATAGCAACGACGATCAGCCGAGTCCGAGTGCAGATGATTTGAACAAAACGGAAGAAGATCAAGAAGCGCTTATTGAAGAATATGAACAAGAGCAAGAAAAGGCACTAGAGCTTTCCTCGAACAATGCTGCTTCCGATGGGAATTTAAATGAAGCGCAAGAAAATATGATTATAAAGCAAGTGTCGCGCGATGCGAAGATGTTCAAGTTCGACAAGGTGAATTACCAGTGGTGTCAGATCACGCTGGAGATGACGCTCAAGCTAAAGGATGTAGATTTTACAAAGCTGTTTCGCGAGGTGGCACGCAAATCGGTTATTTGGGAAGTACCATCCATTAAGCGCGCCATCACCTACATGCAGAAAGATCAGTTGTATCTTAAAACAGAAGGAATTAATATGGCAGCTATGACAGCACACGCTAAAATTCTTGATCTAAATCGGCTATACACCAACGACATCCACGCAATGGCCAACCGTTATGGTATCGAAGCGGCTTTACGCATAATTGTAAAGGAAATTCAGAACGTGTTTAGCGTGTACGGTATCGTGATTGACCCCCGGCATCTTCTGCTGGTGGCAGATTATATGACAGCGGATGGAACGTTCAAAGCCATGAGTCGCAAGGGAATGGAACACTCGGTCTCGCCGTTACAACAGATTTCCTTTGAATCATCGCTGCAGTTCTTGAAGAGTGCAATGCTTAAGGGAACAGGCGATGCCTTAGAATCGCCCTCATCAGCTCTGATGGTAGGTCAACCGTGCAAGATAGGTACGGG
- the LOC128726204 gene encoding zinc finger protein 454-like, whose amino-acid sequence MYARELCCDWFADADDDVCMLPLITANDNSVIAKDVTFEPAEYLPPTLEELPYAVDFLLFEPSDPFLFAEVEVEKQSAASFTPIRSSLSNVIGKRRLQKEASSAKPAALTCNTCNLRFICKTHLTRHQLLHHGDEESVKEPTSRSKSRCRLCRECLTSVKELETHLATHHPQKHACEVCLTTFHDEASLEWHRNSHISEETPHPRARYVCDVCQKQCASSSQLHLHRKIHLQQKPYLCSFGCGKSFASSGNRQKHVARVHTHERKYRCVFCAESFMYARQLELHRERHHTETMMKTQGAIVCFKCKQPFQCEDVFRRHQNTVQCVEHRAFECTHCGKRFKQRTHLRNHLLTHAGGVRPYGCEFCTKRFKIAGDLRIHRRIHTKEKPFRCNLCPAAFIMGKQLNKHRFSVHVTEIE is encoded by the coding sequence ATGTACGCCCGTGAATTGTGTTGTGACTGGTTCGCGGATGCAGACGACGATGTTTGTATGCTGCCACTGATCACGGCCAACGATAACAGTGTTATCGCTAAGGACGTCACCTTTGAGCCTGCCGAGTATTTACCGCCAACGCTTGAGGAATTACCTTACGCAGTGGACTTTCTCCTTtttgagccgagtgatccgtTCCTGTTTGCGGAAGTTGAGGTTGAGAAACAATCAGCAGCATCATTTACTCCCATTCGATCATCATTATCTAATGTGATAGGGAAACGTAGGCTTCAGAAGGAGGCATCATCAGCTAAGCCGGCAGCATTAACGTGTAACACTTGTAATCTCAGATTCATATGCAAAACGCATCTCACCCGTCATCAGTTGCTTCATCATGGGGATGAGGAATCCGTCAAAGAGCCGACATCTAGATCCAAAAGTCGATGCCGTTTATGTCGCGAATGTTTAACCTCAGTTAAGGAGCTTGAAACACATTTAGCCACCCATCATCCCCAGAAACACGCGTGCGAAGTTTGTCTGACGACATTCCACGACGAGGCGTCCCTCGAATGGCACAGAAATAGTCACATTTCGGAAGAAACACCCCATCCACGTGCGAGGTATGTTTGCGACGTGTGTCAAAAACAGTGCGCGAGCTCGAGCCAGTTGCATCTTCATCGAAAAATACATCTGCAACAAAAACCCTACCTCTGTTCGTTTGGCTGTGGAAAAAGCTTCGCATCATCGGGCAACCGGCAAAAGCACGTCGCACGAGTTCATACGCACGAACGCAAGTACCGCTGCGTGTTCTGCGCGGAATCTTTCATGTACGCACGGCAGCTGGAACTTCATCGTGAGCGGCATCACACCGAAACTATGATGAAAACACAGGGTGCTATCGTTTGTTTCAAATGTAAGCAACCGTTCCAGTGTGAGGACGTTTTCCGGCGACACCAGAATACGGTGCAGTGCGTAGAACATCGCGCTTTCGAGTGTACACACTGCGGGAAGCGCTTCAAACAGCGTACTCACCTGCGTAACCATCTCCTGACACACGCGGGTGGCGTACGACCATATGGTTgtgaattttgtacaaaacgGTTCAAAATCGCTGGCGATTTGAGAATACATCGGCGGATCCACACAAAAGAGAAACCGTTTCGTTGCAACCTCTGTCCGGCCGCCTTTATTATGGGGAAGCAACTTAACAAGCATCGGTTCTCTGTTCATGTAACCGAAATAGAATGA